The proteins below are encoded in one region of Micromonospora yangpuensis:
- a CDS encoding anthranilate synthase component I, whose protein sequence is MTDGAVSPDLATFTGLARRWRVVPVTRRLLADAETPVGVYRKLAGGPGTFLLESAEQGVGTAGTAWSRYSFIGVRSSATLVERDGVAVWTGQPPAGLPTEGDPVAVLRATVEALAGPAWDPDSGMPPLTGGMVGYLGYDLIRRFERLPELTRDDLGLPELGMLLATDLVVLDHYEGSAILVANAILPPPGAADREAEVDAAYHHAVGRLDAMTTALSRPIPPMISTVERRPAGEVVGRTPVGGYPKAVETAKEAIRAGECFQIVLSQRFERTTHADPLDVYRVLRTTNPSPYMYLLRFDGFDVVGSSPEAHVKVSVGADGQRRALLHPIAGTRPRGGTPADDARLAAELLGDPKERAEHVMLVDLGRNDLGRVCLPGTVEVPEFATIERYSHVMHIVSTVVGTLRPDRTAFDALAATFPAGTLSGAPKVRAMEIIEALEPVRRGLYGGTVGYFGFGGDLDMAIAIRTALIRDGRAYVQAGAGVVADSDPAAEDQETRNKAAAVLAAIAAAETLRPAR, encoded by the coding sequence GTGACCGACGGTGCGGTCAGTCCCGATCTGGCCACCTTCACCGGGCTGGCCCGGCGCTGGCGGGTCGTCCCGGTCACCCGGCGGCTGCTCGCCGACGCCGAGACCCCGGTCGGGGTCTACCGCAAGCTCGCCGGTGGACCGGGCACGTTCCTGCTGGAGTCGGCCGAGCAGGGCGTCGGCACCGCCGGCACGGCCTGGTCGCGGTACTCCTTCATCGGCGTACGCAGCAGCGCCACCCTGGTCGAACGCGACGGCGTCGCGGTCTGGACCGGCCAACCGCCGGCCGGACTGCCCACCGAGGGCGACCCGGTGGCGGTGCTGCGTGCCACGGTCGAGGCGCTCGCCGGGCCGGCCTGGGACCCGGACAGCGGCATGCCGCCGCTGACCGGAGGCATGGTCGGCTACCTCGGGTACGACCTGATCCGGCGCTTCGAGCGCCTCCCCGAGCTGACCCGCGACGACCTGGGCCTGCCGGAGCTCGGCATGCTGCTCGCCACCGACCTGGTGGTGCTGGACCACTACGAGGGCTCGGCGATCCTGGTCGCCAACGCGATCCTGCCACCGCCGGGCGCCGCCGACCGCGAGGCCGAGGTGGACGCGGCGTACCACCACGCGGTGGGCCGGCTCGACGCGATGACCACCGCGCTGTCCCGCCCCATCCCGCCGATGATCTCCACGGTCGAGCGCCGGCCGGCCGGTGAGGTGGTCGGCCGTACCCCGGTCGGTGGGTACCCGAAGGCGGTGGAGACGGCCAAGGAGGCGATCCGGGCCGGCGAGTGCTTCCAGATCGTGCTGTCGCAGCGCTTCGAGCGGACCACCCACGCCGACCCGCTGGACGTCTACCGGGTACTGCGCACCACCAACCCCAGCCCGTACATGTACCTGCTGCGCTTCGACGGGTTCGACGTCGTCGGCTCCTCGCCGGAGGCCCACGTCAAGGTGAGCGTCGGCGCCGACGGGCAGCGGCGGGCGCTGCTGCACCCGATCGCCGGCACCCGCCCCCGGGGCGGGACCCCGGCGGACGACGCCCGCCTGGCCGCGGAGCTGCTCGGGGACCCGAAGGAACGGGCCGAGCACGTCATGCTGGTCGACCTGGGCCGGAACGACCTGGGTCGGGTCTGCCTGCCGGGCACCGTCGAGGTGCCCGAGTTCGCCACCATCGAGCGGTACAGCCACGTGATGCACATCGTCTCGACCGTGGTCGGCACCCTGCGTCCGGACCGCACCGCCTTCGACGCGCTGGCCGCGACGTTCCCCGCCGGCACCCTCTCCGGTGCGCCGAAGGTCCGCGCGATGGAGATCATCGAGGCGTTGGAACCGGTCCGGCGGGGCCTGTACGGCGGTACCGTCGGTTACTTCGGCTTCGGCGGCGACCTGGACATGGCGATCGCCATCCGGACCGCGCTGATCCGCGACGGCCGGGCCTACGTCCAGGCCGGGGCCGGGGTGGTCGCCGACTCCGACCCGGCCGCCGAGGACCAGGAGACCCGGAACAAGGCCGCCGCTGTACTGGCCGCCATCGCCGCCGCCGAGACCCTCCGGCCGGCCCGGTGA
- a CDS encoding DUF2470 domain-containing protein: MRPSPAELVRTLTAGRLPALVHVAHRPGPHHVRHVTDQEGQLLMLVPVVSDLAVALEPATGGDVAVVLDVLDLPPGAGAPSLGRAWVSGRASRLRDDAQRQATLDFADVAPTGDLLDVGTRFRLYRFEVAEARLERAGTVLRVDPGEYAAAEPDPLHPVEAQVLADLADHHGAEVTGYVRRHLGPAAPPGPVRPVRVDRYGLVVTYGRTPQRHQLRLAFPHPVRHPGELARALHPVLCRPRPVHTPD; the protein is encoded by the coding sequence GTGCGGCCCAGTCCCGCCGAACTCGTCCGTACCCTGACGGCCGGGCGGTTGCCCGCACTCGTCCACGTCGCGCACCGTCCCGGCCCGCACCACGTCCGGCACGTCACCGACCAGGAGGGGCAACTGCTGATGCTGGTGCCGGTGGTCAGCGACCTCGCCGTCGCGCTGGAGCCGGCGACCGGGGGCGACGTCGCCGTGGTCCTCGACGTGCTCGACCTGCCGCCGGGCGCCGGTGCCCCGTCGCTGGGCCGGGCCTGGGTCTCCGGCCGTGCCAGCCGGCTGCGCGACGACGCGCAGCGGCAGGCCACCCTGGACTTCGCCGACGTGGCCCCGACCGGAGACCTGCTCGACGTCGGCACCCGGTTCCGGCTGTACCGCTTCGAGGTCGCCGAGGCCCGGCTGGAACGCGCCGGCACCGTGCTGCGCGTCGACCCCGGGGAGTACGCCGCCGCCGAGCCGGACCCGTTGCACCCGGTCGAGGCGCAGGTGCTCGCCGACCTCGCCGACCACCACGGCGCGGAGGTCACCGGGTACGTCCGGCGACACCTCGGCCCCGCGGCTCCGCCCGGTCCGGTCCGGCCGGTCCGGGTGGACCGGTACGGCCTGGTCGTCACGTACGGCCGGACGCCGCAGCGCCACCAGCTCCGGCTGGCCTTCCCGCACCCCGTGCGGCACCCGGGTGAACTGGCCCGCGCCCTGCACCCGGTGCTCTGCCGACCCCGTCCCGTCCACACCCCCGACTGA
- a CDS encoding Trp biosynthesis-associated membrane protein produces MTAPDPAAGRGRRELTYAVLLCLAGAGLALWAATRTWSVELTVRPVPLPPVRQDRAGAGLLPWLPALALVALAGGGAVLATRGRLRRWLGVLLTGLGLAVAAGGGYGLLAAGGGYGLVAGFDGEANRQWPVLCLVGGLLTALGGVSTALRGAGWPAMGARYERPVRPTPTGPGVPTGPDAPGPGVPTGPVTDAGSPVTGRRTVEAWDALDRGEDPTLH; encoded by the coding sequence GTGACCGCCCCCGACCCGGCCGCGGGGCGTGGACGGCGTGAGCTGACGTACGCGGTGCTGCTCTGTCTGGCCGGGGCGGGTCTGGCGCTCTGGGCGGCGACCCGGACCTGGTCGGTGGAGCTGACCGTCCGGCCGGTGCCGTTGCCGCCGGTACGCCAGGACCGGGCCGGCGCGGGCCTGCTGCCGTGGTTGCCGGCGCTGGCCCTGGTGGCGTTGGCCGGTGGCGGCGCGGTGCTGGCCACCCGGGGCCGCCTCCGGCGGTGGCTGGGGGTGCTGCTGACCGGTCTCGGGCTGGCGGTGGCGGCCGGCGGCGGCTACGGCCTGCTGGCCGCCGGGGGCGGCTACGGACTGGTGGCCGGGTTCGACGGCGAGGCGAACCGGCAGTGGCCGGTGCTCTGCCTGGTCGGCGGGTTGCTCACCGCACTGGGTGGCGTCTCGACCGCGCTGCGGGGGGCCGGCTGGCCGGCGATGGGCGCCCGCTACGAACGCCCGGTCCGCCCGACGCCCACCGGCCCAGGTGTCCCGACCGGCCCGGACGCCCCGGGTCCGGGCGTCCCGACCGGCCCGGTGACCGACGCGGGCAGCCCGGTCACCGGTCGGCGCACCGTCGAGGCGTGGGACGCGCTCGACCGTGGCGAGGATCCGACGCTGCACTGA